A window of the Miscanthus floridulus cultivar M001 chromosome 14, ASM1932011v1, whole genome shotgun sequence genome harbors these coding sequences:
- the LOC136505682 gene encoding 3-oxoacyl-[acyl-carrier-protein] reductase 4-like, producing the protein MAASTTSCAASLSAASCVSPPPQRRHGSSFKPPQRSGRPTATLSASGNQRNLSYLDYRTRTRRGDRIRAVDAVTMDGWAARLEAPVAVVTGASRGIGRAIAVALGKAGCKVIVNYAKSGMEAEEVCREIKGSGGTAISFAADVSARPDVESMMRAAIDAWGTLNVLVNNAGITRDALLMRMKRTQWQEVVDVNLTGVYLCAQAAATVMMKTKKGRIINIASVSGIIDNVGQANYCAAKAGVIGLTKAMAREYGSRNINVNAVAPGWVASDMTAKLGDDVERKALETIPLGRFGRPEEVAGLVGFLAVHPAASYITGQVLTIDGGLSI; encoded by the exons ATGGCTGCCTCCACAACATCATGCGCTGCCAGCCTAAGTGCCGCCTCCTGTGTGTCTCCGCCACCGCAGCGCCGCCATGGCAGCAGCTTCAAGCCGCCGCAGCGCTCTGGACGGCCGACGGCGACCCTATCCGCATCAGGCAACCAACGGAACCTATCGTACCTAGACT ATAGGACAAGGACTAGAAGAGGCGACCGAATCAGAGCTGTAGATGCCGTGACCATGGATGGCTGGGCAGCACGGCTTGAAGCCCCGGTAGCAGTTGTCACTGGAGCGTCTAGAGGGATTGGCAGAGCCATAGctgtggcacttggcaaagcaggGTGCAAG GTGATTGTGAACTATGCCAAGTCAGGCATGGAAGCTGAAGAAGTGTGCAGAGAG ATCAAGGGGTCCGGTGGGACGGCGATCAGCTTCGCTGCCGACGTCTCTGCGAGGCCCGACGTCGAATCCATGATGAGGGCG GCAATTGATGCTTGGGGAACTCTGAATGTCCTGGTGAACAATGCAG GGATTACACGTGACGCACTGCTGATGCGGATGAAGAGGACCCAGTGGCAAGAGGTGGTTGATGTCAACCTCACAGGCGTCTACCTCTGCGCGCAG GCTGCagccaccgtgatgatgaagacGAAGAAG GGAAGGATCATCAACATCGCATCAGTGTCCGGGATCATCGACAATGTCGGGCAGGCCAACTACTGCGCCGCCAAGGCTGGGGTCATCGGCCTCACCAAGGCCATGGCCAGGGAGTACGGCAGCAGAAACATCAAT GTGAACGCCGTAGCACCGGGCTGGGTGGCGTCCGACATGACCGCCAAACTAGGGGACGATGTGGAAAGGAAGGCGCTCGAGACCATACCATTAG GACGGTTTGGGAGGCCAGAAGAGGTTGCCGGCCTGGTGGGGTTCCTGGCTGTTCATCCTGCCGCTAGTTACATCACCGGACAG GTGCTCACTATTGATGGTGGCCTCTCGATTTGA
- the LOC136503395 gene encoding uncharacterized protein, whose translation MPSGEEEGAASGQGGPGKRNRWRRGVRAASRAARGSSLRGAASGLLRRGGRASWCPLVRKAASGVVGKAKSAATWRARGVGGGRGLLGEGHGVGATPARWVSLGVPSGE comes from the coding sequence atgccctccggtgaggaagaaggCGCGGCGTCGGGCCAGGGTGGCCCGGGAAAGCGAAATCGGTGGCGGCGTGGCGTGCGCGCGGCGTCGAGGGCAGCCAGGGGCTCCTCCTTGAGGGGCGcggcgtcggggctactccggcgaggtgggcgGGCGTCGTGGTGCCCTCTTgtgaggaaggcggcgtcgggggtggTCGGGAAGGCAAAATCAGCGGCGACGTGGCGCGCACGCGGCGTCGGGGGcggccgggggctcctcggtgaggggcacGGTGTCGGGGCTACTCCAGCGAGGTGGGTGAGCCTCGGGGTGCCCTCCGGTGAGTaa